Proteins found in one Balaenoptera musculus isolate JJ_BM4_2016_0621 chromosome 4, mBalMus1.pri.v3, whole genome shotgun sequence genomic segment:
- the MUC20 gene encoding mucin-20: protein MVAGAPARMGFLWGLALPLFFFCWVAGAPRSSAGPSTSGSGHTEVPAVTPGVRTSSEGVFQTTDLTETSMSNHISLETQTLSTQTSDRTFLPGSTISVAENRENKTMALIKIMPSKSSAVITTLMETSATSGSPTGRGMTTVETVTGTELLKAAFDTLCKFGSSEEAKRIMVDFLKLAHTSTEAEALSSESSASSDSSVPAITTSQALSPDIAALVKALVTYSISNIEVINCSVIEIEATASIPGTSDIDHSPTGGKALSTPETSALPDSTEVKSHLARTTTSAETLSTASATESATPDITLTISSTTEMETTAAKATAPSGTLVTVSMNLLEENSSLSVETTSHTEVSGAVTISTGTASTAGKVTSPARFSATVYSLSEVTTIMSSTPSETSTTDITFSAPVPNSRSPLPSVHLATANSSQETNITLAKTTAAAKALKIASTAGGKPSTATPTSAQTSLTDVTAGEDGGFLLLRLSVASPEDLTARRVAERLMQQLYCKLHMFMSPVQVSLLRVRRG, encoded by the exons ATGGTGGCCGGAGCCCCAGCTAGGATGGGCTTTCTCTggggcctggctctgccccttttcttcttctgctGGGTGGCTGGTGCTCCCAGGAGCTCTGCAG GCCCCAGCACCAGTGGATCAGGCCACACAGAAGTTCCTGCTGTGACTCCAGGCGTCAGGACGAGCTCAGAGGGAGTCTTCCAGACCACTGACCTCACTGAGACCTCTATGTCAAACCATATCTCTTTGGAAACTCAAACCCTAAGCACCCAGACCTCTGATAGGACCTTCCTCCCAGGCAGCACCATTTCAGTAGCAGAGAACAGGGAAAACAAGACCATGGCCCTCATAAaaataatgccttccaagtcctcGGCTGTGATCACCACTCTTATGGAGACATCAGCCACAAGTGGCAGCCCCACGGGACGTGGAATGACCACAGTTGAGACCGTCACAGGCACTGAGCTCTTGAAAGCCGCCTTTGACACCCTTTGCAAATTTGGCAGCTCTGAAGAGGCAAAGAGAATAATGGTAGACTTCTTGAAATTAGCTCACACCTCTACAGAAGCCGAGGCCTTGTCCTCGGAGAGCAGCGCTTCCTCTGACAGCTCAGTTCCAGCCATCACCACCTCACAAGCCCTGTCACCTGACATTGCTGCTCTGGTTAAAGCCTTGGTTACCTACAGCATCAGCAACATTGAGGTGATCAACTGCAGTGTTATAGAAATAGAAGCAACTGCCAGCATCCCTGGGACCTCAGACATAGATCACAGCCCCACGGGAGGAAAGGCCCTGTCTACCCCTGAGACATCAGCTTTGCCTGACTCCACTGAAGTAAAATCACACCTCGCCAGGACCACAACCTCTGCTGAGACCTTGTCAACAGCCAGCGCCACAGAATCAGCCACACCTGACATCACACTCACCATCAGTAGCAccacagaaatggaaacaaccgCAGCCAAGGCCACGGCCCCCAGTGGAACCTTGGTGACAGTTAGCATGAACCTCTTGGAAGAAAACTCATCCCTCTCTGTTGAGACAACAAGCCACACCGAGGTCTCAGGAGCAGTTACAATCTCCACAGGGACTGCATCAACAGCAGGCAAGGTGACTTCCCCTGCTAGGTTCTCAGCTACGGTCTACAGCCTCTCTGAAGTAACTACCATCATGAGCTCCACCCCCTCAGAGACTTCTACCACAGACATCACATTCAGTGCGCCCGTTCCCAACAGCAGGAGCCCACTTCCCTCTGTCCATCTGGCTACGGCCAACAGCAGCCAAGAGACAAACATCACCTTAGCTAAGACCACAGCCGCAGCAAAGGCCTTGAAGATAGCCAGCACAGCTGGAGGGAAACCCTCAACAGCCACGCCCACCAGTGCTCAGACAAGTCTGACAGATGTTACTGCAG GTGAGGATGGAGGCTTCCTCCTCCTGAGGCTGAGCGTGGCCTCCCCAGAAGACCTCACTGCCCGCAGAGTGGCAGAGAGGTTGATGCAGCAG CTCTACTGTAAACTGCATATGTTTATGTCTCCCGTCCAAGTCTCCCTGCTGCGTGTCAGGAGGGGCTGA
- the MUC4 gene encoding LOW QUALITY PROTEIN: mucin-4 (The sequence of the model RefSeq protein was modified relative to this genomic sequence to represent the inferred CDS: deleted 1 base in 1 codon), translated as MRGVHWRRVPCVFLGCLCSCVLGPVLLGTIVTSQKTDSGRSTATSLPLTTSQTLTTSTAGTSRGTHSTAAPVPIKPEKGVSLFPYGLRARDQEFVKRTVDFTSPLFKPQIGFPLGSSLRDSLYFTDNGQIIFPESEYQIFSYPNPPLRGFTAWDPVALVAPFWDDADFSNSRGTIFYQEYETLYDEYNLLVREVESWIKMLTNTRKYKARWTLKVTWFHAPAYPAWGTIGTSTYQAILSTDGSRSYALFLYQSGGMQWDVTRRPGNPVLIGFSSGDGYFKNSPLTFQPVWEKYRPDQFLDSNSGLRGLQIYKLHKEEKPNYRLQCLQWLKRQSQWPSWGWNQISCPCSWRQGLWDLRFQPINIAWSGLGSRQLCSFSSWRGGVCCSYGPWGELLQGWRVQSPWQFDQELEPQNWCCRFNDKPSFCALYQLRRPRVSCAGYQPPRPAWMFGDPHITTLDGTNYTFNGLGDFLLVRTRDRNSSFLLQGRTAQTGSAQATNFIAFAAEYNSSSLDPITVQWLLKPSDTIHVLLNNQTVTFETNREDAIGQEMFNTSGVVMTRNGSVVSANFDGAVTISVIALSNILHASCSLPEEYQNRTEGLMGFWNGNPDDDFRMPNGSTLPPGSSEEMLFHYGMAWKINGTSLFGKRDDHLPSNFTPVFFSQLSGNKSLKENLTSKCNGDKQCIYDALATGNKSLGLYTGMLFRKYQQMNTTLNQYPPSIEGPDVMEAYMGQAKLVNYTSSTKDVTFTLRNNCTDFKLFENGALLWTPKLLEPFTLEILARSAKDNLSSVLKPRTVVCACKAESQCLYNQTSRVGDSSLEVADCRCDGNTLGRYCNRSKDPCDEQCFPNVKCISGKGCEACPPNLTGDGRHCAPLENPFLCQNKSCPENYCYNNGHCYISQALACQPACTCPPAFTDSRCFLAGNNFPPTVRLELPLRIIHLSLIEDEGASQADVNASVAYRLRNLDVRAFLWNRQVDRIEPPTALASGSSLHCWNIISEFQYRPGGPVINFLNTQLLDAVVEAFLTPWRRWKRSAGPRNNVTFHPISRRDVYSMMALNVSTLETYFQCSGYKGYHLVFHPQSGFTCVSPCSEGYCEHGGQCQHLPDGPRCSCEPFSIYTPWGERCEHLSLKLGAFFGILFGALGALLLLGVVLFVLLRFWGWSGTRFSYPLGSKAEALPRTGCCGL; from the exons GCGTTTCCCTCTTCCCCTACGGGCTGCGTGCCAGAGACCAGGAGTTTGTCAAGAGGACTGTGGACTTCACCTCGCCACTCTTCAAACCCCAGATTGGCTTCCCCCTCGGCTCCTCTCTCCGGGATTCCCTCTAC TTCACAGATAATGGCCAGATCATTTTTCCGGAATCAGAGTACCAGATTTTCTCCTACCCCAACCCTCCCCTTAGAGGCTTTACAGCCTGGGATCCTGTGGCCCTGGTGGCTCCATTCTGGGACGATGCTGATTTCTCCAACAGCCGGGGAACCATATTTTACCAG GAATACGAGACTCTCTATGATGAATACAACCTGCTAGTGAGGGAGGTGGAGTCTTGGattaaaatgttaacaaacaCCCGGAAATACAAAGCCAGGTGGACGCTAAAGGTCACGTGGTTCCATGCCCCCGCCTATCCTGCCTGGGGGACCATCGGG ACCAGCACCTACCAGGCCATCCTTTCCACAGACGGGAGCAGGTCCTATGCCTTGTTTCTCTACCAAAGCGGCGGTATGCAGTGGGATGTGACCCGGCGCCCAGGCAACCCTGTCCTGATAGGCTTCTCCAG TGGAGACGGGTATTTCAAAAACAGCCCGTTGACATTCCAGCCAGTGTGGGAGAAGTATCGTCCAGACCAATTCCTGGATTCCAACTCAG GCCTCCGAGGGCTGCAAATCTACAAGCtacacaaagaagaaaagcccAACTACCGTCTCCAGTGCCTGCAGTGGTTGAAGAGACAGTCTCAGTGGCCCAGCTGGGGCTGGAACCAGATCTCCTGCCCGTGTTCCTGGAGGCAGGGACTATGGGACTTGAGATTCCAGCCCATCAACATAG CCTGGTCGGGCCTTGGCAGCAGGCAGCTGTGCAGCTTCTCCTCCTGGCGAGGGGGTGTGTGCTGCAGCTACGGACCCTGGGGAGAGCTTCTCCAAGGCTGGAGAGTGCAGAGTCCTTGGCAGTTCG ACCAAGAACTGGAGCCACAGAACTGGTGTTGCCGTTTCAACGACAAGCCCTCCTTCTGCGCCCTGTACCAGCTCAGAAGGCCCCGCGTCAGCTGCGCTGGGTACCAGCCCCCGAGGCCGG CCTGGATGTTTGGGGACCCCCACATCACCACCTTGGATGGTACCAATTACACCTTCAATGGGCTGGGAGACTTCCTGCTGGTCCGGACCCGAGATAGAAACTCCTCCTTCCTGCTGCAGGGCCGCACTGCCCAGACCGGCTCGGCCCAGGCCACCAACTTCATTGCCTTCGCCGCTGAATACAACTCCAGCAGCCTGGACCCCATCACG GTTCAATGGCTCCTTAAGCCCAGTGACACAATCCACGTTCTGCTCAACAACCAGACTGTAACATTTGAGACTAACCGTGAAGATGCAATAG GCCAGGAGATGTTCAACACCTCTGGAGTTGTAATGACCCGCAATGGCTCCGTAGTATCAGCCAACTTTGATGGGGCAGTGACCATCTCAGTGATCGCTCTCTCCAACATCCTCCATGCCTCCTGCAGCCTCCCGGAGGAGTATCAGAACCGCACAGAGGGCCTCATGG GCTTCTGGAACGGCAACCCAGATGATGACTTCAGGATGCCCAATGGCTCCACCCTTCCCCCAGGGAGCTCCGAGGAGATGCTTTTTCACTATGGAATGGCCT GGAAAATCAATGGAACAAGCCTTTTTGGCAAGAGGGACGACCATTTGCCTTCCAACTTCACCCCTGTCTTCTTTTCACAACTGTCGGGAAACaaatctttgaaagaaaatttgaCCTCCAAGTGTAATGGAGATAAACAATGCATCTACGATGCCCTGGCCACAGGAAACAAAAGCCTTGGACTGTACACTGGGATGCTCTTTAGAAAATACCAGCAGATGAACACCACCCTGA ATCAGTACCCCCCCTCTATTGAGGGTCCTGATGTGATGGAAGCCTACATGGGACAGGCCAAGCTGGTTAATTACACCAGCAGCACTAAGGACGTCACATTCACTCTCAGAAACAACTGCACTGACTTCAAGCTCTTTG AGAATGGGGCATTGCTATGGACACCAAAGTTGCTGGAACCATTTACCCTGGAGATTCTAGCAAGAAGTGCCAAGGACAACTTGTCATCTGTACTCAAGCCAAGGACGGTGGTCTGTGCGTGCAAGGCAGAGAGCCAGTGTTTATATAACCAGACCAGCCGGGTGGGTGATTCCTCCCTGGAG GTGGCCGACTGCAGGTGTGACGGGAACACCTTAGGCCGCTACTGCAACCGCTCCAAGGACCCCTGTGACGAACAGTGCTTCCCGAATGTGAAGTGCATTTCCGGGAAAGGCTGCGAGGCCTGCCCACCGAACCTGACTGGGGATGGACGTCACTGTGCAC CTCTGGAGAACCCTTTCCTCTGTCAGAACAAGTCCTGCCCTGAGAATTACTGCTACAACAACGGCCACTGCTACATCTCCCAGGCTCTGGCCTGCCAGCCCGCCTGCACCTGCCCCCCAGCCTTCACCGACAGCCGCTGCTTCCTGGCTGGGAACAATTTCCCTCCAACCGTCCGTCTAG AGCTTCCCTTAAGGATCATCCATCTCTCGCTCATTGAAGACGAAGGTGCCTCCCAAGCAGATGTCAATGCCTCG GTGGCCTATAGACTGAGGAACCTGGATGTGCGGGCCTTTCTCTGGAACAGACAAGTGGATCGAAT TGAACCCCCAACAGCACTGGCCTCAGGAAGCTCCCTTCACTGCTGGAACATCATCTCGGAGTTCCAGTACCGCCCTGGGGGCCCTGTCATCAACTTCCTGAATACCCAGCTGCTAGATGCAGTGGTGGAGGCGTTCTTAACTCCATGGAGGAGGTGGAAGAGAAGTGCGGGGCCCAGGAACAACGTGACCTTCCACCCCATCAGCAGGAGGGACGTGTACAGTATGATGGCTC TGAATGTGAGCACGCTGGAAACTTACTTCCAATGCAGCGGATACAAGGGCTACCACCTGGTCTTCCACCCCCAGAGCGGCTTCACCTGTGTGTCCCCCTGCAGTGAGGGCTACTGTGAGCACGGAGGCCAGTGCCAGCACCTGCCCGATGGGCCCCGCTgcag ctGTGAGCCCTTCTCCATCTACACGCCCTGGGGCGAGCGCTGTGAGCACCTGAGTTTGAAACTCGGCGCCTTCTTCGGGATCCTTTTCGGGGCCCTGGGCGCCCTCCTGCTGCTGGGGGTCGTGTTGTTCGTGCTCCTGCGCTTCTGGGGCTGGTCCGGGACCCGTTTCTCCTACCCGCTGGGCTCC AAAGCTGAGGCCTTGCCCCGAACGGGCTGCTGTGGCCTATGA